One part of the Malus sylvestris chromosome 2, drMalSylv7.2, whole genome shotgun sequence genome encodes these proteins:
- the LOC126596520 gene encoding hexokinase-2-like produces the protein MGKVAVGAAVVCAAAVCAAAALVVRHRMKSSGRWARAMAILKEFEDKCGTPIGKLRQVADAMTVEMHAGLASEGGSKLKMLISYVDNLPTGDEKGLFYALDLGGTNFRVLRVQLGGKDKHVVKQESEEVSIPPHLMTGTSEGLFDFIAETIAKFVATEGEGLHPAPGRQRELGFTFSFPVRQTSIASGTLIKWTKGFSIEDAVEQDVVGELTKSVEKIGLDLRVTALVNDTIGTLAGGRYHNQDVIAAVILGTGTNAAYVERAHAIPKWHGLLPKSGEMVINMEWGNFRSSHLPLTEYDQALDAESLNPGEQIFEKIISGMYLGDIVRRVLLKMAEEADFFGDVVPPKLKIPFVLRTPVMSAMHHDSSPDLKVVGNKLKDILEISNTSLKMRRVVVALCDIVATRGARLSAAGILGVLKKLGRDTVKDGEKQKSVVALDGGLYEHYTEFRTSMEGTLKELLGDEVAEHISIELSSDGSGIGAALLAASHSQYLEVEES, from the exons ATGGGGAAGGTGGCGGTGGGGGCGGCGGTGGTTTGCGCGGCGGCGGTATGTGCGGCGGCGGCGCTGGTCGTGCGGCACCGAATGAAGAGCTCGGGGAGGTGGGCCCGGGCGATGGCGATTCTGAAAGAGTTCGAGGATAAGTGCGGGACCCCCATTGGGAAGCTGAGGCAGGTGGCTGACGCCATGACTGTGGAAATGCACGCTGGCCTCGCATCCGAGGGGGGCAGCAAGCTCAAGATGCTCATCAGCTACGTCGATAACCTTCCCACTGG GGATGAGAAAGGACTGTTTTATGCATTGGACCTTGGTGGGACAAACTTCCGTGTCCTGCGTGTACAGCTCGGTGGGAAAGACAAACACGTTGTTAAACAAGAATCTGAGGAAGTTTCCATTCCTCCGCATTTGATGACTGGAACTTCAGAA ggattatttgattttattgcTGAAACAATTGCAAAATTTGTTGCAACTGAAGGAGAGGGTTTACATCCTGCACCCGGTAGACAAAGGGAGCTGGGTTTTACCTTTTCGTTTCCCGTGCGGCAAACGTCAATTGCATCTGGGACTCTTATTAAGTGGACAAAAGGCTTCAGTATTGAGGACGCG GTTGAGCAAGATGTTGTAGGAGAACTGACCAAATCAGTGGAAAAAATTGGACTTGATTTGCGTGTTACAGCTTTG GTCAATGATACAATTGGTACATTAGCAGGTGGTAGGTACCACAATCAGGATGTCATTGCTGCTGTGATATTGGGCACTGGAACGAACGCTGCTTATGTAGAACGAGCGCATGCCATTCCAAAATGGCATGGTCTTCTACCTAAATCAGGTGAAATG GTTATCAACATGGAGTGGGGTAACTTTCGCTCGTCACACCTTCCACTTACAGAATACGATCAAGCACTTGATGCTGAGAGTTTAAACCCTGGAGAACAA ATATTCGAGAAGATCATTTCTGGCATGTATTTAGGGGACATTGTGCGCAGAGTATTGCTCAAGATGGCTGAAGAAGCTGACTTTTTTGGTGATGTTGTCCCGCCAAAACTGAAAATTCCGTTTGTACTAAG GACTCCTGTCATGTCTGCCATGCATCATGACTCATCTCCGGATCTGAAAGTGGTCGGGAACAAACTCAAGGACATCCTTGAG ATCTCCAACACCTCATTGAAAATGAGAAGGGTTGTCGTGGCGCTATGTGACATAGTTGCCACTCGTGGGGCTCGCCTTTCTGCTGCTGGGATCTTGGGGGTGCTTAAGAAGTTAGGTAGAGACACAGTTAAGGATGGAGAGAAGCAAAAATCGGTGGTAGCACTGGATGGCGGTTTGTATGAGCACTACACTGAATTCCGCACCAGCATGGAGGGTACTCTCAAGGAGTTGTTGGGCGACGAAGTTGCTGAGCACATTTCTATCGAGCTCTCAAGCGACGGCTCCGGAATTGGAGCTGCCCTCCTAGCAGCCTCTCACTCCCAATACCTTGAGGTAGAGGAGTCATAA